From Rutidosis leptorrhynchoides isolate AG116_Rl617_1_P2 chromosome 3, CSIRO_AGI_Rlap_v1, whole genome shotgun sequence, a single genomic window includes:
- the LOC139900925 gene encoding uncharacterized protein, giving the protein MEKGNGKIDSSRSDGHVRSCPSSLGAARSRRGRDFRVRIRVGSWNVGSLTSKSRELVETLLKSKVDILCVQETRWKGEEAVDIGDYKLWFSGSRVARNGVGIFIGPCHKDNIVGVGRCSDRIMLVRLVIQEESYMVICAYAPHAGLGEEEKSRFWKSLDEVVRSCPADHRLLIGGDLNGHIGTISDGYAGVHGGFGKTEAQLATFHSGGHSTQIDYLLLRKGDLRTCRDCKALTTWTCSTQHRLLVMDLVPQRRVTRRGRPAQPRILWKNLNEEKAETFKASVLERVEAVMDTVTHGDADQMWNSFASTIRDVAKETLGVAVGTSRGHKSCRESWWISDEVQTKVALKQLRFRELVTCRDGTRDDRTRAEER; this is encoded by the exons ATGGAGAAAGGAAAT GGTAAGATAGACTCTAGTCGTAGTGATGGTCACGTGAGGTCATGTCCTTCGAGCTTAGGGGCGGCTAGGTCTAGAAGGGGTAGAGATTTTCGTGTTAGGATTAGAGTAGGTAGTTGGAATGTAGGAAGTTTGACGAGCAAATCCCGTGAACTTGTAGAGACGTTACTTAAGAGTAAAGTGGACATATTGTGTGTTCAAGAGACCAGATGGAAGGGTGAAGAGGCGGTTGACATTGGTGACTACAAGTTGTGGTTTTCGGGTTCCAGAGTAGCTAGAAACGGGGTAGGGATCTTTATAGGGCCCTGTCATAAGGATAATATTGTGGGTGTGGGTAGGTGTAGCGATAGGATTATGTTGGTTAGGTTAGTTATCCAGGAGGAGTCTTACATGGTTATTTGCGCTTACGCACCTCATGCTGGTTTAGGCGAAGAAGAAAAAAGTCGCTTTTGGAAATCGTTAGATGAAGTTGTGAGGAGTTGCCCCGCTGATCATCGATTACTTATTGGGGGAGACCTTAATGGACATATAGGAACAATTTCAGACGGATATGCAGGTGTCCATGGGGGCTTTGG GAAGACGGAAGCTCAGCTAGCAACCTTCCACAGTGGAGGTCATAGTACTCAGATTGATTATTTACTGCTTCGCAAAGGGGACCTTAGGACCTGCAGAGACTGTAAAGCCCTGACTACCTGGACCTGTTCCACTCAACACAGACTTTTGGTCATGGACTTGGTTCCGCAGAGACGGGTTACTAGGAGAGGGAGACCCGCCCAACCTAGGATCCTTTGGAAGAATCTGAATGAAGAGAAAGCCGAAACTTTCAAAGCATCTGTTTTGGAAAGAGTAGAGGCAGTAATGGATACTGTTACTCATGGGGATGCAGATCAGATGTGGAATAGTTTCGCATCAACTATTAGAGATGTCGCCAAGGAAACCTTAGGTGTGGCAGTAGGGACATCGAGAGGACACAAGTCTTGTAGAGAATCATGGTGGATTAGTGATGAGGTTCAAACCAAAGTCGCACTTAAGCAACTGAGGTTTAGGGAGCTCGTTACATGTCGGGATGGGACACGTGATGACAGAACTAGGGCAGAAGAAAG